CCCATCAATCGAAGCGGATTTTGAAATGACCGTTGCAGATTCTGTAAGGGAATGAAGTTTCTCGAGCGGTCTCCTGTGCGATCTAAATGGGCGGTGTTGCATCGCAGATGCCGTCGGTGCGTCACGCCAAAGACAGTAGCCCGGAGCGAGGAAATGCATAAATCTTCAACTGTCCTGCCGACCATTGGGGTCCGTTACTGCGACGGCCGGAGCTATCCGGATGGCGTCGCCTACATGGACAACCAATACTTACCGATGTCGGAGGCCAAGGTATCCGTCCTTGATTGGGGGTTGCTGCATTCCGATGCCACCTATGACACCGTGCATGTGTGGGAGGGGCGATTTTTCAGGCTGGATCTTCACCTTGACCGCTTCTTCTCAGGAATGGAGCGCCTTCGGATGAAGCTAACTCTCAGCCGGGCGGAGATTGAGGAGGTGCTCAAGAACTGTGTGGCGCTCTCCGGCCACAAGTCGGCTTACGTCGAGATGATCTGTACCCGCGGAACCTCCCCGACGTTTAGCAGGGACCCGCGCCAAGCCGAGAATCGTTTCATTGCTTTCGCTGTGCCTTTTGGTTCGGTTGCGAATAAGGAACAACTTGAACGCGGTCTTCATGTCGCCGTAAGTGAAACCGTACGAATCCCCCCCAAGTCGATCGATCCCCGGATCAAGAATTATCATTGGCTTGACTTGGTAAAGGGACTCTTCGATGCATATGACTCCGGCGCGGAAACGGCGCTGGTCCTCGATTCCAATGGCAATGTGGCGGAGGGCCCGGGCTTCAACGTATTCATAGTAAAGGGCGGAAGGCTCAATACGCCGGAATACGGTGTCCTCCCAGGTATCACGCGACAAACGGTGTTCGACCTGTGCGGCGAGCTTGGGCTTCAAGCTCGCGCTTCCGACGTCAGCCGCGAAGAACTCAGGGACGCCGACGAGATCTTCATCACCTCCACTGCGGGCGGGATCATGCCCGTGACATGTGTTGATAAAACGCAGATCGCCGACGGTAAGGTGGGCAAGGTCACGCGCCAGCTCATGGATATCTACTGGCAGAAACATGCGGACCCTGCCTGGTCGACCCCCGTGGTCTCCCCCTAATCCAGTGGCGCTTCAGCCTTTACCAACGGAGTCGTTCTGTGCCCATACCTAGAGGTCCGCAGGCCTTCCCACGTTCAGAATTCCTGCGCCGCCACGCTGCGGTTAAGGTCGAAATGGCCCACCGAGACCTCATAGCTCTGTTCATATCCGATCCTTCCAACATCACGTACCTGACCGGCTACACCACGCCTTCGGGCTATGTCCCGCAGGGACTTGTAGTTACCATGGCCGACGAGGAGCCCACTCTTGTCCTGCGAGCCATGGACGCGCCGGCCGGGGTACACCAGAGTTTCATGGACCGCGATAAGGTAATCGCGTACCCGGAATCTTTGATCGGAAGAACGGACAGGAGCGGCTGCGACGTTGTCGTGCAGACCCTTCGCGACCTTGGAGTTGTGACGGGTGGCATTGGACTCGAGCTTAGCAACCTCTCAGCTCAGGCGGCGGACAGATTTCGCAGTGCGCTCTCCGAGGCCAGGGTCAGGGACTTCACGGATGTCGTGACTTGGCTCCGGATTGTGAAGTCTGATCTCGAGGTCGAGGTGCTGCGGGAAGCTGCTGCCATTACTGACGCAGCCATGACGTGCGCCTCTGAGGTCATCCGGCCCGGTGCGCATGAGGCGAATGCCGTTGCGGAAATCTGCCGGACGTTGGTTCGCGGCGTTGACGGCAAGCCCGGGGGCAGAATCCCCGACATCGCCCTCTGTTCCTCCCCGCGGACCGGCACTGCACATATTCCGTGGAGCGATGATGTCTTCCGCCAGGGCTCCCAGGTCAACCTCGAACTCGCCGGTGTGCGCCATGCTTATGCCGCCCCACTGATGCGCACCTTCTCAGTCGGAGCTCCATGCGAGCGCCTTCTGAGGGTCCACGACGCGCACATGGCTGGCATGGACGCGGCATTGGCCACGATCCGCCCCGGCGCGACCTGCGGCGATGTGGCGAACGCTTTCCACCGCACCTATGAGAAACAGGGCATCGGGTGGCTCGAGCCCACCGCGAGCTTCCAAGAAGGCGACATGACTGTGCTTAAGCCGAACATGACGTTCCACCTGATGCTGGGCAACTGGTTCGACGAAGATTTCGGCTACATGATCAGCGAGACTATCCGCGTTACGGAAGGTGGCGTCGAGGAGTTAACCAACACCCCTCGGAAACTGTTCGTGCTCTGAACAACTGCAAGCGACTGCATGGCCATACTCGCGCCATTTGGGAGTTCAGGGGGCATTCCCAACCCCCGCCATGGATCCTTCAATGAACGCTTTCATCGCGCACATTTCAGAGGAGTTGAACGACCTCAAGTCGGCCGGCCTCTACAAGTCCGAGCGCGTCATCACCTCCTTGCAGTCGTCACAGGTCACGGTCGAGAATGGAACCACGGTCTTGAATTTTTGCGCCAACAACTATCTCGGCCTGGCCGACAGTCCTGACCTGCGCGAGGCGGCGAAGCAGGCGCTCGACCGCTATGGCTACGGCATGGCCTCGGTGCGGTTCATCTGCGGCACGCAGGAGGAGCACAAGCAACTCGAGGCGACGATCTCGTCTTTCCTCGGCATGGAGGACACGATCCTTTACGGCTCGTGCTTCGACGCCAATGGCGGCTTGTTCGAGGCGCTGCTCGGCGAGGAAGACGCCATCATCTCCGACGCGCTGAATCACGCCTCGATCATCGACGGCGTCAGGCTATCCAAGGCCAAGCGCTTTCGTTACGCCAACAACGACATGGCCGACTTGGAAGCGCGGCTGAAGGAAGCGAAGGATTGCCGCTTCCGGCTGATCGCCACGGACGGCGTGTTTTCCATGGATGGCATCATCGCCAACCTGAAAGGCGTCTGCGATCTCGCCGACAAATATGATGCGATGGTGATGGTCGACGATAGCCATGCGGTTGGCTTCGTCGGCAAAAATGGCCGCGGCTCGGCCGAGCATTGCGGCGTCGAGGGCAGAGTGGACATCATCACCGGCACGCTTGGCAAGGCGCTCGGTGGCGCTTCCGGCGGCTACACATCGGGGAAGAAACAGGTGGTCGACTGGCTGCGCCAGCGCTCGCGGCCCTATCTCTTTTCCAACACGCTGATGCCGGCGATCGCCGGCGCCTCGATCAAGGTGTTCGACTTGATCCGCAATGGTCACGCGTTGCGCGAACACCTCTATTCCAACGCGGCGCGTTTCAGGTCCGAGATGGGCAAGCTCGGCTTCACGCTGGCCGGCGCCGACCATCCGATCATCCCGGTGATGCTGGGCGACGCGACATTGGCGCAGGAGATGGCGGCGCGCATGCTGAAGCGCGGCATCTACGTCGTCGGCTTCGGGTTTCCCGTCGTACCGAAGGGCCAGGCGCGGATTCGCACGCAAATGTCCGCCGCGCATTCTTTGAGGGACGTCGACCAGTGTGTCGAGGCCTTTGCCGAAGTTGGCAGGGAAGTGGGTGTTGTCGCGCCTTAAATAGCTGCGATTAAGATCATGTAACCAAATCGGCTGTACATGGCATATGGATGCCCACCATATGCGCAAACGGTTGGTAAAGGCGGCGCATATGCGCCAACTTCGCGGGCTACGGGCAACGTCGCCTTGTGCTCGATGCGCTAAAAGCTGCGCAATCCCAGATCAGCGGATCGTGGGGAGCTCCCTGGGGGCACGCACAGTCAGCAATTTAGCGCCATCCGCTGTAATCAGTACGGTTTCCTCGTGTAGCACAATCTTGCCGGGCTCGTACTCCAGCGCAGGCTCGATGCATAGCACCATTCCCGGGGCGAGCACTGTGTCATCCCCGAGCCTGACTGAGGGTGGTTCCGTGACCCGCAAACCGAGACCGTGGCCCATCCGGCCGTTGCTATTAAGCTCGCGGTCGTCGGATGACAGCGCCTTCGCCATTTGTTCGAAGATCGAGCCGGCAGTCGCGCCTGGCACGGCTGCGCGTAGTCCGACCTCGTTGGCTTCCCAGACACGCTCGTGGGCGGCCAGCAACGCGTCGCTGACCCGGCCGACCCGGTAGTTGCGGTCATAATCACAGAAGTAGCTGTCGAAAACAGTGCCGGTGTCGATGAACAGCAGGTCACCTTCTGTGAGCTGGCGATCGCGTACTGCGCCGGTGATGCCATCTGGCCCGCCCCGCCCTGACCGGCAGATCGTAATTGGAAGCTGATCGGCTCCTTCCTCCAGCAGGCGCACCCGGAACTTCCGTTGGATGATCCGCTCGCTGTCCCCGATGCTGACGAAATCTGTGACCGCAGTGAACACCGCGCCTGCAATGTCGATTGCCTGTTGGATTTTGCCCACCTCAGCATCACTCTTGATCATCCTTAACGTCCATATGAGCCTCGCACCGTCCACCAACTCGACGCCGGACACCTTTTGCGAGATGTCATTGAGCTGATTCACCGGGATCCCGAGGCGAGTCTCATGACCGAACTCCGCCGCCACACGCCCGTAGCGCCGCGGCAGAGCCCTTATAGCTTCGGCGACGATAGTCGTCCCTTCGTCTTCCGGCCGCGGCGATGGCCAGGATCGGACGGAAGATACCCACGTGTCCCGTATGAGGGCTTCCGCGATGGCTGGTATGATGGCCAGTGGCTCCCCGGATGCCGGTATGAGGAGGAACCAGGGCCGAGTCAGGCTCTCGCCGAAGTTGGATTCGATGCCGGCAAAGTAACGGTAGTTATCCACTGAGGTGACCAGCAGTCCGTCCAGGCGGTCCTTGGCCATGAGGGCCTGCGCGCGCGTAACCCTGGCTTGGAACTCAGAATGCTCGAAACTGCGGGATGACATCATGGAACACCATTGTTGCGGCGTGCGTACCGACTGCCGCGTGTTGATTGCTAGCCGACTGCGCGTGACGGCGGTCGTCATGATATATGCGCTCGGCAAGGTTTGAGGTCAAAACCGCTCCTGGAATGATGCAAACCTTTCAACCCAGCGGCTGAACCCTCTCAATTGCTGCAAACTCGCGCCCCACCGTAGCGCCTAACCGATAGGTGCCCCGCCGGCTCGGTGTTGCTTCCCAGCCGGGGGACGAGAAACCGGCCTTCTCGATCGCGAGCATTGCCGAGCCCCGTCGCTGTCAGACGTATTGCCACTTATGCCCACCGCGCCCAACAGCGTGCCCTGGCCAATGGCTCGTCGCTTGACATCGTCGCGTGTCATGGGAGCAAATGATTCATCAACATGACATTGTATCACATGCATCTCTGATGTATGGGTGAAGCTTGCAGAAATGCCCATTGGAAACGTCGTATCCGAACCAAATTGAGTTTGCTGACATGGCCCGCGCCCGGTCTTAAGCCTCATCACCAACGAAACCCGCGACCCATGGAACCTAGAAGCTATGGCTATTGATCATGAGCGAGACCTCGGTCTTGCTAGAGAATTTTGGCAAAACCCCTTCTCCATTCACAGCCCAGCACTCGCAGCATTGATGAGAGAGCTGCGTCGCGAAGATCCGGCGAATCGCCACTTTCTCCTTCTGGTCGACCCTGGAAGGAAGTGGATGCTGGCAAGAACTGACAGCCATAGCGCGACCGGCTTCAGTTTCTACGAGGACAAACTCTTCGATTCGCCAGAAGAGGCTGAGTGGGAGATTTTTCGTCTTCGATGGAAGAGGATCACGGGTCGTGAGCTTCCTCTTTCGTTTGAACGCGGAGCGAATCAATGAGCGACAATGTGCCTGAACTCAGAGTGGTGGGATATACGGATCGTCCTAACTATCACGCTGGAGATCAGATATCCGTTTACGTCAGTGCCTTGGGTCGCGATGTCGCATATCGACCGAAGGTCGTTGAGCTTGTCTGCGCCAGCTCTGACATCAAAGGTCCTGGTTTGCAGGAGCGAGAAACAAGCTTCGCAATGCTGCAGCCTAAGGTGGCAACGCAGCAAGCTACGCTCACCGGCTCCTTCATTCAGACAAGCTTCACGCCCTCGCCGGATGTCTCGTTTTATTCGCTTGGGGCGATTATGAAGCCTTCAAAGCCAATGAACCGGCGCCAGGCGCTCCTGTCCACCCTGCGCGCCGATGATGGAACTGGTCTTAGCCTGTACCTCAATGAAGACGGATATCTGTGCCTCCGCATCGCTACAGATGCCGTCGTTATCGACCATCAAGGGCCGTTCGTGGAGGTCGGAGAATGGCAACTCGCCGCGGCCGAGATCGACGTGGCGGCGGATACTATTACGCTCCGCACATCTCGCGCTGGTGTCAACTCGACAAGGTCGCGGCCGGCGGATATGCGCGTTACCAACATGGGTGCAGAACGGTTTGAATTTTTCGGCACTGATTTGCGTATTGCCGCCGACCATTGCGCCTCCGGACCTTCAGAGGATGGAACAAACTGCTTCGACGGAAAGTTAGAAGCTCCCGCCATTTTCTACCGCAGATTGACCGTTGTTGAATGGTTGAAGTGGGAACAGGGGCAACCTCCCGCAGATGCCGCCGCATGCTGGGATTTCTCGATTGGAATGAAGACTTCAATAGTGACGGATATATCGGGTAACGGACACCCAGGGCGGTGTATGCAGCTACCCGCTCGTGCGGTCACGGGGGCGCGGTGGACGGGAACTTGCCACTCTTGGGAACTTCACCCCGAACAGTACGCAGCGATTAAATTTCATTCTGACGATCAGTTCGATTGCGGCTGGGATGTCTCATTCGAAATAGAGATCCCGGAAGACTGCCCAAGTTCCGTCTATGCCATAAAGCTCGAGAATGCGAGCGTTCCTGAGTATATCGTTTTCTTCGTGTCGCCATCTGAAGGTGAAAGATGTCAAGACGTCGTTTACCTAGCGTCGACGGCCAACTATCTTGCCTACGCGAACTGGGGGCTGTTCGATCGGCTGGAATACTTTGAGCCGGCACGGGGACGATTGACCTGCGCTGGGCCCGAGGATGTCGCACTGTACTGCAACCCGCGGTTCCAGAAGTCTGCCTACGATTACCATAAGGATCGGTCTGGAATTAGATACTCTTCATGGCGGCGCCCAATATTTAATCTGCGGCCTGACACTCGGCTCTCCAGTTTTTCAGGAGATAGCTTTGTGCTGTCCTGGCTAGATGCAATCGGGCAGGCTCACGACGTTGTAACCGACCACGACTTGCATCAGCGAGGTGCTCACGCTCTTGACGGATGCAAGGTGCTGATCACCGGTTGCCATCCAGAATATTGGTCGACTCCCATGGTTGCGGCCTTGCAGGCTTTTCAGGAATCAGGCGGCAGTCTTATGTACCTAGGCGCAAATGGGATGTATTGGCGCATCGCGTTTAGCGAAGAATGGCCCAATGCAATAGAGGTGCGTCGATCCCAAGGCGGTTCCGGGGCCTGGAAGAGCGAGCCTGGCGAAGATTGCTTGGCTTTTACCGGCGAAACGGGCGGGATTTGGCGTAACAACGGGGCAGCGTGTTATCGTCTGCTCGGTGTGGGTACAACCGCGATGGGCTTTGATTTTGCTACACCCTTCTATCGCAATCCGGCCTCCTACGATGGCAGGGCGAACTTCATTTTCGAAGGCGTGAAGGGGGAGGTCATTGGCGACTTCGGAATAGGATTTGGAGGCGCGGCTGGTCAAGAGATCGATCGATGGGATCCAGATCTCGGCTCGCCAAAGCATGCGCTCGTCTTGGCATCATCCAAAGGCCATTCCGACAATATGCTCGGTGTGTTGGAGGACTTTGTAAACACTACATTAGCAGCAGGCGGGACGATGAATGCCAAGGTCCGGGCTGATATGGTGTTCTTCGAGACGGGGTTCGGTGGTGCGGTGTTCTCGACATCCTCGATCTGCTGGCCGTCCGCGCTTCCTATCAATGGCTTTGACAACGACGTCGCAACCATCACGACCAATGTTCTCAAACGCTTCCTCAAGCCGGAAAAATTCGATCTACCTTGATGAACGGGATCCAAATCTTCAGAGATCATAATTTCATTCAGGATAGCCCCAGGCATCCAGGCAAGGCCCAAATCGTTGATGCCAGAACTCTCCAGAAAGTAAGACAATTATAGGCCGAGAATAGTAGATGATTAATAAAGCATTGGAAAAAGTCGCGGTTGTTTCCGGTGGCACGTCAGGTATCGGTTTCGCCGTGGTCAGGCGACTTCTGAAGGAAGGTTTCAGGGTTGGCTTTTTCGGATCTTCCGCCGAGAAGGTGCAAAGCGCCCGATCGGAACTGCTGGGAGCCGGTATAGACAAGGAGAATTTCGTTGCATGCCCCGTCGACCTACGTCACGAAGAGAAAATTGACGAGTTCTTCGATATGGTTGTCGCTCGTTTTGGTGTTATTGGTGCGTTGGTAAATAACGCGGGTATTTCCCCAAAAAGAGACGGCAAGAAGATCCCGCTGCATGAAACATTGCTGTCAGAATGGCGCGATGTGATTGAAGTTAACCTCACTTCTTCGTTAACATGCACACAGAAGGTATTACCATCAATGATAGCGGCCCGCTACGGGCGTATTGTGATGATGGGTTCGATCGCCGCGAGAGCTCTGCCTCGTTTCGCCGGAACCGCCTACGTCGCCTCGAAAGCGGGCTTGGCTGGCCTTGCCCGTGGCTTGACTTCTGAATATGCGGCATTCGGCATTGTGACTAACACCCTGTGTCCAGGCAACATCGCGACAGGGATGACTGGAGACGTAGGATCGCCACAAAACGTCGCCGCTGCCCTTACCATTCCAGCGGGACGCATCGGGCTGCCCGATGACCTATCTGGACTAGTAGCTTTGCTCTGCTCACCCGAAGCAGAGTTCATAAATGGCGCCACCATAGACGTTACCGGCGGCGAATATATCTGCCCCTGAGGCTGGTGAGGGACATATTGCCTCGTTAACTGCAGAGCCAGGCCAACGGACATTCTGCAACGCCATTTCACCGGGCCGGGGTTGTCGGCAGGAATAGTCCGTGTGTCCTCCTCCGTGGCTGAAATGGCTCACCCTGCTCCCAGGGCTGACTCTCTATTCGTCAGTTGAAGTCTCATGCGCTTGTCAAGCTTTCCGCCTCGCCGGGGCGTGACGTTTTTCTCGGGGTATGCTTCCCCGCGGGATCGGCGCTCGTCGCCGTTATGGGGATCAGAAGAATGAGGCGGACAGAGATACTGGCTTTGGCGTTGCCGTCGATGCCAAAGGAGTTAATGCGACAAACGTCGTGATAAAAGGCGGCGTCTAAACTGATGTGCAAAATTATTGAAAACCCGAGGCATTACGCCCGTGAAAAATGCTACACGAGTCTTCTTTCTATGTACTTGCTGTATCTCGACATTGAGAAGCAAAATATAAAGTAGATCAGCGAGATCGTTATGAACATCTCCAGGCCAAAACCTTGCCACGCGGGGTCGACGATCGACGCTTTCCCGGAGGATAGGAGGTCGAAGATGCCGACGACCAGGACCAGCGACGTGCTCTTGAAGATGGAGATTGCAGTACTGACCAGCGGCGGAAGTGCGTTTCGCAATGCCTGGGGAAGAATGATAAGCATCTGGATCCGCCAGTAGCGCAGCCCGAGTGCCATTGCCCCTTCAACCTGGCCAGACGGCACGCTCTGCAGGCCGCCGCGTACCACTTCCGCGATATAGGCGGCGGAAAACAGAATCAGCGCCAGTTGCGCACGCAACAGCTTGTCGATGTCGATGCCTTGGGGAAGGAAGAGGGGGAACACAAAGCTCGCCATGAACAGAAGGCTGACCAAGGGCACTCCACGGATGAGCTCAATATAGCCGATACACATGATCCGGATCGCCGGCAAGGCGGTTGCCTGACGGCCCAGGGCGACAAGGATGCCGGCCGGAAAGGCTGCGAGAATACCGAAAGTCGACAAAAGCAGCGTAACCGGAAGGCCGCCCCATTTGTCCTGCGGCACGAAGGAAAGGCCGGCGACGCCGCCCCACATCAGAACCGCTACGGCGACGAGTCCAGCTACCCAGACGAGCAGGAGACCGCGCCTCCAGCATGCGGGGATGGCGCTGATGACATAGAGGCCGATGAGGAGCACACATGCCGTTGCTGGTCGCCATTGCGCCTCGTAAGGGTAGGTGGCGAAGAGCATGAAACGGTACTTCTCGCCGACCAGCGCCCAGCAGGCGCCGTCATGAACGGCACGGCAGGGACTCGAATCGCCCGGGGGAGCCGTCCACACGGCATTGAGTACCGACCAGTCGAGGAAGCGGGTGAGCACGGCGAGAGCGACCAGCGAAAGTAAGATCGTGGTCAGGCCGCTTGCAACCCCGGCGAAGAAATTCGCTCGTACCCAGCCCGACATGCGGCCGAGCCTGCCTTGGTCTCGGCTTTTGTACAGCACCAGCGTCATTTTGCCCCTCCCACGACCGCCACGCGTAGGTTCAGCCAGTTCATAAAGGTCGAAATTGAAAGGTTGACCAGTAGGAACGCGCCCATAATGATCGCGACGCATTCGATCGCGCGACCGGTGTCGGTGATGATGCTGTTGGCGACCGCGACCAGATCTGGATAGCCGATGGCTATGGCAAGCGACG
The genomic region above belongs to Mesorhizobium sp. B4-1-4 and contains:
- a CDS encoding aminotransferase class IV translates to MHKSSTVLPTIGVRYCDGRSYPDGVAYMDNQYLPMSEAKVSVLDWGLLHSDATYDTVHVWEGRFFRLDLHLDRFFSGMERLRMKLTLSRAEIEEVLKNCVALSGHKSAYVEMICTRGTSPTFSRDPRQAENRFIAFAVPFGSVANKEQLERGLHVAVSETVRIPPKSIDPRIKNYHWLDLVKGLFDAYDSGAETALVLDSNGNVAEGPGFNVFIVKGGRLNTPEYGVLPGITRQTVFDLCGELGLQARASDVSREELRDADEIFITSTAGGIMPVTCVDKTQIADGKVGKVTRQLMDIYWQKHADPAWSTPVVSP
- a CDS encoding M24 family metallopeptidase produces the protein MPIPRGPQAFPRSEFLRRHAAVKVEMAHRDLIALFISDPSNITYLTGYTTPSGYVPQGLVVTMADEEPTLVLRAMDAPAGVHQSFMDRDKVIAYPESLIGRTDRSGCDVVVQTLRDLGVVTGGIGLELSNLSAQAADRFRSALSEARVRDFTDVVTWLRIVKSDLEVEVLREAAAITDAAMTCASEVIRPGAHEANAVAEICRTLVRGVDGKPGGRIPDIALCSSPRTGTAHIPWSDDVFRQGSQVNLELAGVRHAYAAPLMRTFSVGAPCERLLRVHDAHMAGMDAALATIRPGATCGDVANAFHRTYEKQGIGWLEPTASFQEGDMTVLKPNMTFHLMLGNWFDEDFGYMISETIRVTEGGVEELTNTPRKLFVL
- a CDS encoding glycine C-acetyltransferase — its product is MNAFIAHISEELNDLKSAGLYKSERVITSLQSSQVTVENGTTVLNFCANNYLGLADSPDLREAAKQALDRYGYGMASVRFICGTQEEHKQLEATISSFLGMEDTILYGSCFDANGGLFEALLGEEDAIISDALNHASIIDGVRLSKAKRFRYANNDMADLEARLKEAKDCRFRLIATDGVFSMDGIIANLKGVCDLADKYDAMVMVDDSHAVGFVGKNGRGSAEHCGVEGRVDIITGTLGKALGGASGGYTSGKKQVVDWLRQRSRPYLFSNTLMPAIAGASIKVFDLIRNGHALREHLYSNAARFRSEMGKLGFTLAGADHPIIPVMLGDATLAQEMAARMLKRGIYVVGFGFPVVPKGQARIRTQMSAAHSLRDVDQCVEAFAEVGREVGVVAP
- a CDS encoding M24 family metallopeptidase yields the protein MTTAVTRSRLAINTRQSVRTPQQWCSMMSSRSFEHSEFQARVTRAQALMAKDRLDGLLVTSVDNYRYFAGIESNFGESLTRPWFLLIPASGEPLAIIPAIAEALIRDTWVSSVRSWPSPRPEDEGTTIVAEAIRALPRRYGRVAAEFGHETRLGIPVNQLNDISQKVSGVELVDGARLIWTLRMIKSDAEVGKIQQAIDIAGAVFTAVTDFVSIGDSERIIQRKFRVRLLEEGADQLPITICRSGRGGPDGITGAVRDRQLTEGDLLFIDTGTVFDSYFCDYDRNYRVGRVSDALLAAHERVWEANEVGLRAAVPGATAGSIFEQMAKALSSDDRELNSNGRMGHGLGLRVTEPPSVRLGDDTVLAPGMVLCIEPALEYEPGKIVLHEETVLITADGAKLLTVRAPRELPTIR
- a CDS encoding N,N-dimethylformamidase beta subunit family domain-containing protein; protein product: MSDNVPELRVVGYTDRPNYHAGDQISVYVSALGRDVAYRPKVVELVCASSDIKGPGLQERETSFAMLQPKVATQQATLTGSFIQTSFTPSPDVSFYSLGAIMKPSKPMNRRQALLSTLRADDGTGLSLYLNEDGYLCLRIATDAVVIDHQGPFVEVGEWQLAAAEIDVAADTITLRTSRAGVNSTRSRPADMRVTNMGAERFEFFGTDLRIAADHCASGPSEDGTNCFDGKLEAPAIFYRRLTVVEWLKWEQGQPPADAAACWDFSIGMKTSIVTDISGNGHPGRCMQLPARAVTGARWTGTCHSWELHPEQYAAIKFHSDDQFDCGWDVSFEIEIPEDCPSSVYAIKLENASVPEYIVFFVSPSEGERCQDVVYLASTANYLAYANWGLFDRLEYFEPARGRLTCAGPEDVALYCNPRFQKSAYDYHKDRSGIRYSSWRRPIFNLRPDTRLSSFSGDSFVLSWLDAIGQAHDVVTDHDLHQRGAHALDGCKVLITGCHPEYWSTPMVAALQAFQESGGSLMYLGANGMYWRIAFSEEWPNAIEVRRSQGGSGAWKSEPGEDCLAFTGETGGIWRNNGAACYRLLGVGTTAMGFDFATPFYRNPASYDGRANFIFEGVKGEVIGDFGIGFGGAAGQEIDRWDPDLGSPKHALVLASSKGHSDNMLGVLEDFVNTTLAAGGTMNAKVRADMVFFETGFGGAVFSTSSICWPSALPINGFDNDVATITTNVLKRFLKPEKFDLP
- a CDS encoding SDR family NAD(P)-dependent oxidoreductase, producing MINKALEKVAVVSGGTSGIGFAVVRRLLKEGFRVGFFGSSAEKVQSARSELLGAGIDKENFVACPVDLRHEEKIDEFFDMVVARFGVIGALVNNAGISPKRDGKKIPLHETLLSEWRDVIEVNLTSSLTCTQKVLPSMIAARYGRIVMMGSIAARALPRFAGTAYVASKAGLAGLARGLTSEYAAFGIVTNTLCPGNIATGMTGDVGSPQNVAAALTIPAGRIGLPDDLSGLVALLCSPEAEFINGATIDVTGGEYICP
- a CDS encoding amino acid ABC transporter permease, with product MTLVLYKSRDQGRLGRMSGWVRANFFAGVASGLTTILLSLVALAVLTRFLDWSVLNAVWTAPPGDSSPCRAVHDGACWALVGEKYRFMLFATYPYEAQWRPATACVLLIGLYVISAIPACWRRGLLLVWVAGLVAVAVLMWGGVAGLSFVPQDKWGGLPVTLLLSTFGILAAFPAGILVALGRQATALPAIRIMCIGYIELIRGVPLVSLLFMASFVFPLFLPQGIDIDKLLRAQLALILFSAAYIAEVVRGGLQSVPSGQVEGAMALGLRYWRIQMLIILPQALRNALPPLVSTAISIFKSTSLVLVVGIFDLLSSGKASIVDPAWQGFGLEMFITISLIYFIFCFSMSRYSKYIERRLV